From the genome of Sulfurovum sp. NBC37-1, one region includes:
- a CDS encoding ATP-binding protein: MNFTSIDAVDRYLEEFCAKHRLSDDLCYKIRLVTEELVTNMFKYTEAKEFSLTIRHSKQIEIDLEYLSDSFDLTVKKPDQKDIAELKEGGLGLFLVESMTETFSYRHQNGKSIYKLTI; this comes from the coding sequence ATGAATTTCACATCGATCGATGCAGTTGATCGTTATTTGGAGGAGTTCTGTGCGAAACATAGACTAAGTGATGATCTGTGCTATAAAATCAGGCTGGTTACCGAAGAGTTGGTAACAAATATGTTCAAATATACAGAGGCAAAGGAATTTTCATTGACTATCAGGCATTCAAAACAGATAGAGATAGATCTGGAGTATCTGTCTGATAGTTTTGACCTTACTGTAAAGAAACCGGATCAAAAAGATATTGCAGAGTTAAAAGAGGGAGGGCTGGGACTGTTTTTGGTTGAGTCAATGACTGAAACGTTTAGTTACCGGCATCAAAATGGCAAAAGTATTTACAAACTCACGATTTAA
- the budA gene encoding acetolactate decarboxylase codes for MIYIAGIDSSIAKRVIDIGLGEGTMRSTLSAIFFTIVLGFIISGCQSSHKVLPSTKQNVLFQYSTLDALLQGAYDGNMSCGELKDNGDFGLGTFNALDGEMIVMDGQIYQVASDGVARVMDDSIKIPFATVAYFEADQTVALKQSMDCSELKTYIDDVLPAKNITYGIKIKGLFSYIKTRSVPRQTKPYPLLVDVIKTQPTFEFFQQRGTIVGFRLPEYIGEVNVAGYHFHFLTQDKKAGGHVLECQVKDVIIEIDYMSNWQILLPTT; via the coding sequence GTGATTTATATTGCCGGTATCGACAGCAGTATTGCAAAAAGAGTAATTGATATCGGTTTGGGAGAAGGAACAATGAGAAGTACTTTATCAGCTATATTTTTTACAATTGTACTTGGCTTTATTATATCCGGATGTCAATCATCACATAAAGTTCTACCGTCAACAAAGCAAAATGTACTATTTCAATACTCCACTCTTGATGCCTTGCTCCAAGGTGCCTATGATGGTAATATGAGTTGTGGTGAGTTGAAAGATAATGGTGATTTTGGTTTAGGTACATTCAATGCCCTGGATGGTGAAATGATAGTGATGGATGGGCAAATATATCAGGTAGCATCAGATGGTGTTGCACGAGTGATGGATGACAGTATAAAAATACCATTTGCCACCGTAGCATACTTTGAAGCAGATCAAACGGTAGCGCTAAAGCAATCTATGGATTGCTCAGAATTAAAAACATACATAGATGATGTGCTGCCTGCTAAAAATATCACTTATGGTATCAAAATAAAAGGGTTATTCAGTTACATTAAGACAAGAAGTGTTCCACGACAAACTAAACCATACCCTTTATTGGTTGATGTGATTAAAACGCAGCCAACTTTTGAATTTTTTCAGCAAAGAGGTACCATTGTTGGATTTAGGCTACCTGAATATATAGGAGAAGTAAATGTTGCCGGATATCATTTTCATTTTCTGACACAAGACAAAAAAGCAGGCGGTCATGTATTGGAGTGCCAAGTGAAAGATGTAATCATAGAGATAGATTATATGAGTAATTGGCAGATACTGTTACCTACTACATGA
- a CDS encoding class I adenylate-forming enzyme family protein — protein sequence MLLLYEIIDQAVKQTPDKKAVICGEKSYTYAQLSEKMDLWAKTLISLGITRGDRVALFMKNSVELVGLYFACFRIGAIAVPLNTRYQTPEAVYGIEQSGSRILITSSELFPVVENLDSTVASLEHIYIMDGDSNHASLSWNKMLTDTANNRVIFPDLSITDPALIIYTSGSTGEPKGVVHTHETLYHLIEYRSAYHDTIPSDSVLIATQICHMAGFTMALFFLKNSATVVMVEEFEPGAYIKLLNQYKPILTGLLPTQFLEVLECPGAEQADFSPVKYALSAGDKVSHHLYELFRILAGHDIMEAYGLTEAEGCFMQPKEGKIKPGTIGKPIWGTQARLIDKDGRDVPRGKTGEIFLKGKLITIGYWNKPEENKKAFENGWFHTGDLAYEDEEGYYHFVGRIKELIIRGGSNIMPGEVEDVLEDHPKVESCGIVGFPDKHYGSIVGAFVVPRQGVPAPTADELRDFVSQRLSHYKVPQKWIFVDSLPKNPVGKIDRKKLHSMAEQYIASGF from the coding sequence ATGCTGCTCTTATATGAAATAATTGACCAGGCCGTCAAACAAACCCCCGATAAGAAAGCGGTTATATGCGGAGAAAAGAGTTACACCTATGCGCAGCTTTCCGAAAAAATGGATCTTTGGGCAAAAACCTTGATCTCTCTTGGTATCACGAGAGGAGACAGGGTAGCGCTGTTTATGAAAAACAGTGTCGAACTGGTTGGGCTCTATTTCGCCTGTTTTCGTATCGGCGCGATTGCTGTCCCCCTGAACACACGCTACCAGACACCTGAAGCAGTTTATGGCATCGAGCAGAGTGGAAGCAGAATCCTTATCACCAGTTCTGAACTCTTTCCTGTTGTTGAAAACCTGGACAGCACCGTTGCATCACTTGAACATATCTATATCATGGATGGGGACTCAAATCACGCTTCACTCTCCTGGAACAAAATGCTTACCGATACTGCCAACAACAGAGTAATCTTTCCGGATCTAAGTATTACGGACCCGGCCCTCATTATCTATACTTCAGGAAGCACAGGTGAGCCAAAAGGCGTCGTTCATACACACGAAACACTTTATCATCTTATCGAATATAGAAGTGCATACCATGATACTATCCCCAGCGATAGTGTACTCATTGCTACCCAGATCTGCCATATGGCAGGATTTACAATGGCACTATTCTTTCTGAAGAACAGTGCGACTGTTGTTATGGTAGAGGAGTTTGAACCAGGAGCGTACATCAAGTTGTTAAATCAATACAAACCTATACTTACGGGACTTTTGCCTACACAATTCCTGGAAGTGCTGGAGTGCCCGGGTGCCGAACAGGCAGACTTCTCCCCCGTCAAATACGCATTGAGCGCAGGAGACAAAGTTTCACACCATCTCTATGAACTTTTCCGCATTCTGGCAGGTCACGATATTATGGAAGCGTATGGATTGACAGAAGCTGAGGGGTGCTTTATGCAACCAAAAGAGGGAAAGATAAAGCCGGGTACCATTGGAAAACCGATATGGGGAACGCAGGCGAGATTAATTGACAAAGACGGGCGCGATGTTCCTCGGGGCAAAACGGGTGAGATCTTCCTTAAAGGAAAATTAATCACTATAGGCTACTGGAACAAGCCGGAAGAGAACAAAAAGGCTTTTGAAAACGGTTGGTTCCATACGGGTGATCTGGCCTACGAGGATGAGGAGGGATATTATCATTTTGTCGGCAGGATCAAGGAGCTGATCATCAGGGGCGGCTCCAACATTATGCCCGGTGAAGTAGAAGATGTGTTGGAAGATCATCCCAAAGTTGAATCTTGCGGGATTGTAGGATTTCCCGATAAGCACTATGGCAGTATCGTGGGGGCGTTTGTCGTACCCAGGCAGGGAGTGCCTGCCCCGACGGCTGATGAGCTGAGGGATTTCGTGTCCCAGAGGCTATCGCACTACAAGGTTCCGCAGAAGTGGATATTTGTGGATAGCCTTCCAAAAAATCCCGTTGGGAAAATAGATCGAAAAAAGCTTCATAGTATGGCGGAACAATATATTGCTTCAGGGTTTTAG
- a CDS encoding phosphatase PAP2 family protein translates to MKSIREKIIFVTLATAALYVILFLFFDRNIDLWMYHNMPGTAAESIGKQISVLASSLYVNIALLCAFGYIVIFDPGIRKKSTKKLFYIIITVTVAVMIGEGFKYLLGRYRPIMFFEHGEYGLHFFTTKWVLNSTPSDHTIRAFSFFTALGFLYKRTMLLFMFLALMVGASRVVVTAHYPSDVLFGAFVGIMTAVWMHGYFFDEIKGD, encoded by the coding sequence TTGAAAAGCATAAGAGAAAAAATCATATTCGTCACACTCGCAACGGCTGCACTTTATGTGATCCTGTTTCTGTTTTTCGATAGAAATATCGATCTTTGGATGTATCACAATATGCCGGGTACAGCAGCAGAATCGATCGGGAAGCAGATATCGGTACTGGCTTCATCGCTCTATGTCAATATTGCTCTCCTGTGTGCTTTTGGATATATTGTTATATTTGATCCGGGTATAAGGAAAAAAAGTACTAAAAAACTTTTTTATATCATTATTACCGTCACTGTTGCCGTTATGATAGGTGAGGGATTCAAGTATCTGCTTGGGCGTTACAGGCCCATAATGTTCTTTGAACATGGTGAATACGGGCTGCACTTTTTTACTACAAAATGGGTGCTGAACTCTACACCGTCCGATCATACTATAAGGGCATTCTCTTTTTTTACCGCTTTGGGATTTTTGTACAAACGCACTATGCTTCTTTTTATGTTTCTTGCATTGATGGTCGGTGCAAGCCGGGTGGTTGTTACCGCACATTATCCCAGTGATGTGCTGTTTGGCGCCTTTGTCGGCATCATGACCGCTGTATGGATGCATGGCTATTTTTTTGACGAGATAAAGGGTGATTGA
- a CDS encoding TMEM175 family protein, whose product MKKNRLEAFSDGVLAIVITILILDLKTPREPTLDALLSLWPVYVAYVISFITVFMSWLNHHHIFNNFSTVNYKILWVNGFFLFAVSQIPFATAFVGETRWGSELPIMLYGITMMVVVLASIWLRLSVSIPKHRSDPYIHIHIKMSLLVAAAYLIAALLAWIHPKISLLIFVLITLLRLFSSPAYRKLY is encoded by the coding sequence ATGAAAAAAAATAGACTTGAGGCTTTTTCAGACGGAGTGCTGGCCATCGTGATCACAATTCTTATTTTGGATCTCAAAACACCCAGGGAGCCGACGCTTGATGCCCTGCTGAGTCTCTGGCCTGTCTATGTAGCCTATGTCATATCCTTTATTACCGTTTTTATGTCTTGGCTCAATCATCATCACATCTTCAATAATTTCAGTACCGTCAATTACAAGATATTGTGGGTAAACGGATTTTTCCTCTTTGCAGTTTCACAGATCCCTTTTGCGACTGCATTTGTCGGCGAGACACGCTGGGGATCCGAACTGCCTATTATGCTATACGGTATTACGATGATGGTGGTAGTCCTCGCGTCGATCTGGCTCAGACTGTCAGTTTCGATACCCAAGCATAGATCGGACCCTTATATCCATATACATATCAAAATGAGCCTGCTGGTCGCAGCAGCATACCTCATCGCCGCTTTGCTTGCCTGGATTCACCCTAAAATATCACTGCTCATATTCGTACTCATTACATTGCTTCGATTATTCTCCAGCCCTGCATATCGGAAATTATACTAG
- a CDS encoding ATP-binding protein: MLKLIIPSYKKFLPLLNSFVNVSSEVFDVRQIQDKIELCAEEAFVYILRNSYRDEEGDIEISIEISERYFILSFIDKGLPIEISFPQKTADGLQSIDTQTLELLLIKKFSHKAEWLNHGKEGREFKLYFELPQQAIYTLPETEDDENFEASIDDIVIKQFEERWAMEISQIIYEAYGYSYPNEDLYFPERIISLNESGQLVSVVAYDTKRDRIAGHYALEREDLGSVAEIGQAVVVPKYRGLGLMKKIRVKTQEVGKELGLEGIMSKPVTVHLFSQKTNEALGAVPVGMGFGVSPVKKFKKIEADSSQRGSCMYYYLPLKNRKRVLSVPAKHREVIEAIYRDLKLDYSFQEEECDLRENGIVKSSYAPNFEVGSIFVTETGEDNISYIKEAFFNLLFRMKAEVILLYIVMEDQNVETLVSQAEDEKFFFSGILPSFVEGKDVLVYEFLPQDIDESKVEIYADRAKVRVEYISNEKRKAV, encoded by the coding sequence ATGTTAAAATTGATCATCCCGAGCTATAAAAAGTTTTTACCCCTGCTGAACAGCTTTGTCAATGTGAGCAGTGAAGTCTTTGATGTCCGGCAGATTCAGGATAAGATCGAGTTGTGTGCCGAAGAAGCATTTGTCTATATACTCCGGAATTCCTACAGGGATGAAGAGGGGGATATAGAGATATCCATAGAGATCAGTGAAAGATATTTTATCCTCTCGTTTATAGATAAAGGTTTGCCTATTGAGATATCTTTCCCGCAAAAAACAGCAGATGGCCTTCAATCTATAGACACCCAAACCTTAGAGCTGCTTCTGATTAAAAAGTTCAGTCATAAGGCTGAGTGGCTTAATCATGGAAAAGAGGGCAGGGAGTTCAAACTCTATTTTGAACTGCCCCAGCAGGCAATATATACTCTGCCCGAAACAGAAGATGATGAGAATTTTGAAGCCTCCATCGATGACATTGTGATCAAACAGTTTGAAGAGAGATGGGCAATGGAGATCTCCCAAATCATCTATGAAGCATATGGATACAGTTACCCCAATGAGGATCTCTATTTCCCGGAGAGGATCATCTCACTCAATGAAAGCGGGCAGTTGGTCTCGGTCGTTGCGTACGATACAAAAAGAGACAGGATCGCCGGGCATTATGCATTGGAAAGAGAAGATCTCGGTAGTGTGGCGGAGATCGGTCAGGCAGTTGTAGTGCCAAAGTACAGAGGGCTTGGCTTAATGAAAAAGATACGTGTCAAAACCCAGGAGGTTGGCAAAGAACTGGGGCTTGAAGGTATTATGTCCAAGCCTGTGACAGTGCATCTTTTTTCCCAAAAAACAAATGAAGCACTCGGTGCCGTGCCTGTAGGAATGGGTTTTGGTGTTTCTCCCGTAAAGAAATTCAAAAAGATTGAAGCAGATTCTTCCCAAAGAGGCAGCTGCATGTACTACTACCTGCCGCTGAAGAACAGAAAAAGGGTTTTGTCTGTTCCAGCTAAACATAGAGAGGTGATAGAGGCGATCTATAGAGATCTGAAACTGGACTATTCATTTCAAGAGGAAGAATGTGATCTTAGAGAAAATGGTATAGTTAAAAGTTCATACGCTCCAAATTTTGAAGTAGGTTCAATTTTTGTCACAGAGACAGGTGAAGATAATATAAGTTATATCAAGGAAGCATTCTTCAACCTTCTGTTCAGGATGAAAGCGGAAGTGATATTGCTTTATATCGTCATGGAGGATCAGAATGTTGAAACACTGGTCTCACAGGCGGAAGATGAAAAGTTTTTCTTCTCCGGCATACTGCCCTCTTTCGTAGAGGGTAAAGATGTGCTGGTGTATGAGTTTTTACCTCAGGATATTGATGAGTCAAAAGTCGAGATCTATGCTGACAGGGCCAAAGTACGGGTAGAGTACATTTCAAATGAAAAAAGGAAAGCAGTATGA
- a CDS encoding STAS domain-containing protein, whose protein sequence is MIEIRKDESFFVILSHRLDAMNADEAKEIVDKKLVDIDRDIVIDVSDLDYISSSGLQVVLKCAKLAQENDKECFLKGAHGTVKEIFQVSGFLTFLKEIE, encoded by the coding sequence ATGATAGAGATACGAAAAGATGAGAGCTTTTTTGTCATTTTGAGTCACAGGCTTGATGCCATGAATGCGGATGAGGCAAAAGAAATTGTAGACAAAAAGCTGGTAGATATCGATCGTGATATTGTGATCGATGTCAGTGATTTGGACTATATCAGTTCATCAGGCCTGCAAGTCGTTCTGAAATGTGCAAAACTGGCACAGGAGAACGATAAAGAGTGTTTTTTAAAAGGAGCGCACGGAACGGTAAAAGAGATTTTTCAAGTCTCGGGCTTTTTGACTTTTTTAAAAGAGATAGAATGA
- a CDS encoding transposase, with protein sequence MAAAYEVSHPKLVKFLTDNLMDVLTFLAFPKEHHRKIHSTNVLERFNKEVKRRTKVVGAFLSDNSVLRLLVPLAVDTNAKWLDRKYVSWDNLVQSEEAKEKFTENF encoded by the coding sequence ATGGCAGCAGCCTATGAAGTATCACATCCTAAATTGGTTAAGTTCCTCACAGACAACCTGATGGATGTGCTGACGTTCCTGGCATTTCCTAAAGAACATCATAGGAAAATCCATTCCACGAATGTACTGGAACGGTTTAACAAGGAGGTAAAGAGAAGAACAAAGGTAGTCGGTGCTTTCCTGAGTGACAACTCGGTACTACGCCTGTTGGTGCCCCTGGCAGTGGACACCAATGCCAAATGGTTGGATAGAAAGTATGTTTCTTGGGATAATTTGGTACAATCTGAAGAGGCTAAGGAAAAATTTACAGAAAATTTTTGA
- a CDS encoding carbon-nitrogen hydrolase family protein, translating to MKRVLKTLMIVLLVIATPATAGDKANPTCDGTPQYDKTVMQSYRLLQFKTSVYEKAPKLGKGIRLGIYQAQAVSGEGATAKNLKRMEHAIRLAKEKHIQLLSFPELYIPGYTLSPAMVKKVAQFKDGPAVTKARELARRNNIAILLPYAEKAKHSDGTLAYYDSIAVIDEHGKLLNSYRKTHLYGQQERDNWSFGNGDYQVYHFFGFPVGVLNCYECEFPELSRILALKGAKLIVGPTAADNYYTLPDGKRSNVPYPDISKTLIPAYAYANNIFFAYSNRAGYERRGKDQWHYRGNSIITGPHGDIIVAANHEQDTMLIADCIPGFYGMTHPAPKYNYLRDRRPELYKELTAPKVDFIKGGYTYPVYRNGKEIFRKR from the coding sequence ATGAAAAGAGTATTGAAAACTTTGATGATTGTGCTATTAGTCATCGCTACCCCTGCAACAGCCGGAGACAAAGCAAACCCAACATGCGATGGCACACCGCAGTACGACAAGACTGTAATGCAGAGCTATCGGTTGCTCCAGTTCAAGACTTCGGTCTATGAAAAAGCGCCGAAATTGGGCAAAGGAATCCGACTGGGCATCTATCAGGCACAGGCTGTCAGCGGCGAGGGGGCGACGGCAAAGAATCTCAAGCGAATGGAGCACGCCATTCGACTGGCAAAGGAGAAACACATCCAATTACTCTCTTTCCCGGAGCTTTATATACCCGGCTATACCCTCAGTCCTGCGATGGTCAAGAAGGTCGCACAGTTCAAGGATGGCCCCGCTGTCACCAAGGCGCGAGAACTGGCGCGTAGAAACAATATTGCTATTCTCCTACCCTATGCCGAAAAGGCCAAACATTCCGATGGGACTCTGGCTTATTACGACAGTATCGCTGTCATTGACGAGCACGGAAAACTGCTCAACAGCTACCGCAAGACCCACCTCTACGGCCAGCAAGAACGTGACAACTGGTCCTTTGGCAACGGCGACTACCAGGTTTATCACTTTTTTGGCTTTCCTGTCGGCGTGCTCAACTGCTATGAGTGTGAATTCCCCGAACTTTCAAGGATCCTTGCCCTCAAAGGAGCGAAGCTTATCGTAGGTCCGACAGCGGCAGACAACTACTATACCCTGCCAGACGGCAAACGCAGCAATGTCCCCTACCCTGACATCTCCAAGACGCTCATCCCTGCTTATGCCTATGCCAACAACATTTTCTTCGCCTACTCCAACCGCGCCGGCTATGAACGACGAGGCAAAGACCAGTGGCACTACCGCGGCAACAGTATCATTACCGGCCCACACGGAGATATCATCGTCGCGGCAAACCACGAACAGGATACGATGCTCATAGCTGACTGTATCCCGGGTTTCTACGGGATGACTCATCCGGCACCAAAATACAACTACCTGCGTGACCGAAGGCCGGAACTCTATAAAGAGCTGACGGCTCCCAAAGTGGACTTTATCAAAGGAGGGTACACCTATCCGGTGTATAGGAATGGGAAGGAGATTTTTCGGAAGCGGTAA
- a CDS encoding SpoIIE family protein phosphatase, with translation MSEIKQYLEDASAFTKEASYMLKLHPHEYTAVLPFLKKHVKNNPNVFGSALAIDPSSSLNRLYCKYYYENNATVTEKWLLPPAYDYLHQNWYTKVRESKKGEWSKPYFDEGGGEVFMSTFSYPMLDKYDHFSGVITADIKIDVLSLKIQKMTFSKEHFVFVLDKNGFLLSHPDDKYAMKQTAITYAKNVHSETLLNAIPHILETDRGIYTVNIGDEEFTLYYATMPYSDFKIMTFLNNAVLYRSLFELKQKLVVIVIIDILLILLMIFIILKQFKKDIVKKTKLRNDLELAKKIQMSFLPVHKDVETDRFEIHLYLKAAKKVGGDLYGYKELDKSIIFYVGDVSGKGIPAALFMMATQILLKNAIDTTDDPAEIITLTNSKLLEMSSNGMFVTLLVIKYDFKTHTLTYCNAGHPGFIVKTDRLFSPISTIHPPVNTFSNTVYDNNVLTMKDPFQLICFTDGVTEAENSKHEMFGIERVAKSLEREFSLKYLLENINRFIKSNVANDDITMLICRIS, from the coding sequence ATGTCAGAAATAAAACAGTATTTGGAAGATGCTTCTGCGTTTACCAAGGAAGCTTCCTATATGCTAAAGTTGCATCCCCATGAGTATACAGCTGTTTTACCTTTTTTAAAAAAACATGTCAAAAACAATCCGAATGTATTTGGAAGCGCACTGGCGATTGATCCCTCCTCTTCATTAAACAGGCTCTATTGTAAATACTATTATGAAAACAATGCAACAGTCACAGAAAAGTGGCTGTTGCCTCCGGCATATGACTATCTTCATCAGAACTGGTATACAAAAGTCAGAGAGTCAAAAAAAGGTGAGTGGAGCAAACCCTATTTTGACGAAGGAGGTGGAGAAGTTTTTATGAGTACTTTCTCCTATCCCATGTTAGACAAGTATGATCATTTTTCAGGGGTCATAACGGCAGATATAAAGATAGATGTATTGTCTCTAAAAATTCAAAAAATGACATTTTCCAAAGAACATTTTGTATTTGTATTGGATAAAAACGGATTTTTACTCTCTCACCCCGATGATAAATATGCAATGAAGCAAACTGCAATCACCTATGCCAAAAATGTACATTCAGAGACACTTTTAAATGCAATTCCACATATACTTGAAACAGACAGAGGTATCTATACGGTCAATATCGGGGATGAAGAATTTACACTTTACTATGCAACAATGCCTTACAGTGATTTTAAAATTATGACTTTCCTGAACAATGCTGTTTTGTATCGGTCACTTTTTGAACTTAAACAAAAACTTGTCGTTATAGTTATTATTGATATTCTGCTCATACTGCTGATGATCTTCATCATATTGAAACAATTTAAAAAAGATATCGTAAAGAAAACCAAGCTCAGGAATGATCTCGAACTGGCCAAAAAAATACAAATGAGTTTTTTGCCGGTACATAAGGATGTTGAAACAGACAGGTTTGAGATACATTTGTATTTAAAAGCGGCAAAAAAGGTCGGAGGAGATCTTTATGGCTATAAAGAGTTGGATAAGAGTATCATTTTCTATGTTGGAGATGTCTCCGGAAAAGGCATCCCCGCAGCTTTGTTCATGATGGCGACACAGATACTTTTGAAAAATGCAATCGACACAACAGATGACCCCGCAGAGATCATAACCCTGACAAACAGTAAGCTTTTGGAGATGAGCAGCAATGGCATGTTTGTTACACTTTTGGTCATAAAATATGATTTTAAGACACATACATTGACGTACTGTAATGCAGGACACCCTGGCTTCATTGTAAAAACTGATCGGTTGTTTTCTCCCATCAGTACTATCCATCCACCTGTTAATACTTTTAGTAATACAGTATATGATAACAATGTCTTGACAATGAAAGATCCGTTTCAGCTTATCTGTTTTACCGATGGTGTAACGGAAGCGGAGAACAGTAAACATGAGATGTTCGGTATAGAAAGGGTGGCAAAAAGCCTGGAGAGGGAATTCAGTTTGAAATATTTATTGGAAAATATTAACAGATTTATCAAAAGCAATGTTGCTAATGATGATATTACTATGTTGATATGCCGTATATCTTAA
- a CDS encoding IS630 family transposase: MPLVIPPKQNASFVSAMEDVLEVYARPYDPEFPVVCMDESSIQLIGEAQDPIPAAPGHPKLVDDEYIRNGVASIFLEVEALGGKRAVKITQSRTRVDWAHFIKEMLEVRYLKAQKVVLVMDNLNTHNIASLYTAFSPQVARSLAERLEIHHTPKHGSWLNIAEIELSVLKRQCLAGRIADIETMKKEVKTWNEDRNNQQTKVDWQFKTKDARIKMKRFYLKV; the protein is encoded by the coding sequence ATGCCGTTGGTGATACCACCCAAGCAGAATGCAAGCTTTGTTTCAGCGATGGAAGATGTTCTTGAAGTCTATGCACGACCTTACGATCCAGAGTTCCCCGTTGTCTGTATGGATGAATCAAGTATCCAATTAATCGGTGAGGCACAAGATCCTATTCCTGCTGCACCGGGACACCCAAAACTTGTGGATGACGAGTATATACGAAACGGTGTTGCCAGTATCTTTCTTGAAGTCGAAGCACTTGGAGGGAAGCGTGCTGTCAAAATTACACAGAGCCGTACCCGAGTCGATTGGGCACACTTTATCAAAGAGATGCTTGAAGTGCGTTATCTCAAAGCACAAAAAGTTGTTTTGGTGATGGACAATCTAAACACACACAATATCGCTTCGCTCTATACTGCTTTTTCTCCTCAGGTAGCCAGAAGTCTGGCAGAGCGTCTTGAAATACACCACACCCCCAAACACGGAAGCTGGTTGAATATTGCAGAGATTGAACTCAGTGTATTGAAGCGGCAATGTCTGGCTGGAAGGATTGCCGATATTGAAACAATGAAAAAAGAAGTAAAAACCTGGAATGAAGACAGAAACAATCAACAGACCAAAGTTGATTGGCAATTCAAAACTAAGGATGCACGGATAAAGATGAAGAGGTTTTATCTGAAGGTTTAG